The Pseudophaeobacter arcticus DSM 23566 genome includes a region encoding these proteins:
- the gltB gene encoding glutamate synthase large subunit has product MTNHDAVKYDADWVRAEEAKRKWMAENGLYTEEEEHSSCGVGLVVAVDGKASRSVVEAGINALKAIWHRGAVDADGKTGDGAGIHVQIPARFFYDQIRRTGHEPRLNELMAVGQVFLPRTDFGAQETCRTIVETEVLRMGYYIYGWRHVPVDVTCLGEKANATRPEIEQILISNSKGVDEDTFERELYVIRRRIEKAAAAAGIGALYLASLSCRSIIYKGMMLAEQVAVFYPDLMDERFASAFAIYHQRYSTNTFPQWWLAQPFRMLAHNGEINTLKGNVNWMKSHEIRMASTTFGDHAEDIKPIIASGASDSAALDGVFEVLVRAGRSAPMAKTMLVPESWSKQAVELPEAWRDMYSYCNSVMEPWDGPAALAMTDGRWVCAGLDRNGLRPMRYVVTGDGLVIAGSEAGMVPIDEATVVEKGALGPGQMLAVDMKKGKLYHDTAIKNKLSAALPFGDWVSKINDVDATLATVTEAPIFTGDELRRRQVAAGYTIEELEQILSPMAEDGKETLASMGDDTPSAVLSKQYRPLSHFFRQNFSQVTNPPIDSLREFRVMSLKTRFGNLKNVLDEDSSQTEIVVLESPFVGNAQWDKLADQFNAPLVEIDCSFDPAEGSLSQALDRIRAEAEDAVRSGAGHLVLTDQFSDATRVAMPMILATSAVHSHLTRKGLRTFCSINVRAAECVDPHYFAVLIGCGATVVNAYLAEDSLADRIERGLLDGTLTENVARYREAIDQGLLKIMAKMGISVISSYRGGLNFEAVGLSRAMCAEFFPGMTSRISGIGVSGIQVKAVAIHAKGWKGAENILPIGGFYKARKSGETHAWEATSMHMLQMACNRASFEMWKQYSAKMQSNPPIHLRDLLDIKPLGKAVPIEEVESITSIRKRFVTPGMSLGALSPEAHKTLNVAMNRIGAKSDSGEGGEDPAHFVPEPNGDNPSAKIKQVASGRFGVTAEYLNQCEELEIKVAQGAKPGEGGQLPGMKVTDLIARLRHSTKGVTLISPPPHHDIYSIEDLAQLIYDLKQINPRCKVTVKLVASSGVGTIAAGVAKAKADIILISGHNGGTGASPATSIKYAGLPWEMGLTEAHQVLAMNNLRERVTLRTDGGLRTGRDIVMAAMLGAEEYGIGTAALIAMGCIMVRQCQSNTCPVGVCTQDESLRAKFTGNADKVVNLITFYAQEVREILASIGARSMDDIIGRADLLAQVSRGSAHLDDLDLNPLLITVDGSANIVYNRDKDRNPVPDTLDSEIVRDAARFLRDGEKMQLSYAVQNTHRSVGTRTSSHIVRNFGMRNAFQPDHLTVKLQGSAGQSLGAFAAPGLKLEVSGDANDYVGKGLSGGTIVVRPPMASPLTASDNTIVGNTVLYGATDGYLFAAGRAGERFGVRNSGAKVVIEGCGACGCEYMTGGVAVILGSIGANFGAGMTGGMAYLYDPEGQAQTMMNMEGLVTCAVTVAHWEAQLKTLIEQHLEETGSRKAAEILQNWDLEKGNFLQVCPVEMLDKLAYPLSLEQTAVPAE; this is encoded by the coding sequence ATGACCAATCATGATGCAGTCAAATATGATGCAGACTGGGTGCGCGCCGAGGAGGCTAAGCGCAAGTGGATGGCAGAGAATGGTCTTTATACCGAGGAGGAAGAGCATTCTTCCTGCGGTGTTGGTCTGGTGGTTGCCGTTGACGGCAAGGCCAGCCGCAGCGTGGTTGAGGCCGGTATTAATGCGCTGAAAGCGATCTGGCACCGGGGTGCGGTTGATGCCGACGGCAAGACCGGCGATGGCGCGGGCATCCACGTGCAAATTCCGGCTCGGTTCTTTTATGACCAGATCCGCCGCACCGGCCATGAGCCGCGGCTGAATGAGCTGATGGCCGTTGGGCAGGTGTTCCTGCCACGCACCGATTTTGGCGCCCAGGAAACCTGCCGGACCATCGTTGAAACCGAAGTGCTGCGTATGGGCTATTACATCTACGGCTGGCGTCATGTGCCGGTTGATGTGACCTGCCTGGGCGAGAAAGCCAACGCCACCCGCCCCGAGATCGAACAGATCCTGATCTCGAACTCGAAAGGTGTGGATGAGGACACCTTTGAGCGCGAGCTGTATGTGATCCGTCGCCGCATCGAAAAAGCTGCGGCTGCCGCTGGCATTGGGGCGCTCTATCTGGCGTCGCTGTCTTGCCGTTCGATCATCTACAAGGGCATGATGCTGGCCGAACAGGTTGCGGTCTTCTACCCCGATCTGATGGATGAGCGCTTCGCAAGCGCCTTTGCGATCTACCACCAGCGCTATTCCACCAATACTTTCCCGCAGTGGTGGTTGGCACAGCCGTTCCGCATGTTGGCCCACAATGGTGAGATCAACACCCTGAAGGGCAATGTCAACTGGATGAAGAGCCATGAAATCCGCATGGCCAGCACCACCTTTGGGGACCACGCCGAAGATATCAAGCCGATCATTGCCAGCGGTGCTTCTGATTCGGCGGCGCTGGATGGTGTATTCGAAGTCCTGGTGCGCGCCGGCCGGTCGGCACCGATGGCCAAGACCATGCTGGTGCCCGAAAGCTGGTCGAAACAGGCGGTTGAGCTGCCCGAAGCCTGGCGGGACATGTATTCCTACTGCAACTCGGTGATGGAGCCCTGGGATGGTCCGGCGGCGTTGGCGATGACCGATGGCCGCTGGGTCTGCGCTGGTCTGGACCGTAACGGCCTGCGCCCAATGCGCTATGTGGTCACTGGCGATGGGCTGGTGATTGCGGGTTCCGAGGCGGGCATGGTGCCAATCGACGAGGCCACCGTGGTGGAAAAAGGCGCGCTTGGCCCTGGCCAGATGCTGGCTGTGGACATGAAAAAAGGCAAGTTGTACCACGATACCGCGATCAAGAATAAACTCTCTGCAGCGCTGCCCTTTGGCGACTGGGTGAGCAAGATCAACGATGTGGATGCCACCCTTGCCACCGTGACCGAAGCGCCGATCTTTACCGGTGATGAGCTGCGTCGCCGTCAGGTGGCAGCTGGCTATACCATCGAAGAGCTGGAGCAGATCCTGTCTCCGATGGCTGAAGATGGCAAAGAGACCCTGGCCTCGATGGGGGATGACACGCCCTCGGCTGTCCTGTCCAAACAGTACCGCCCACTGTCGCATTTTTTCCGCCAGAACTTTAGCCAGGTGACCAACCCACCTATCGATTCCCTGCGGGAATTCCGGGTGATGTCGCTGAAGACCCGCTTTGGTAACCTCAAGAACGTGCTGGACGAAGACAGCAGCCAGACCGAGATCGTGGTGCTGGAAAGCCCCTTTGTCGGCAATGCCCAGTGGGACAAGCTGGCTGATCAGTTCAACGCCCCCCTGGTCGAGATCGACTGCTCCTTTGATCCTGCTGAGGGCTCGCTCAGCCAGGCACTGGACCGTATCCGCGCCGAGGCCGAAGACGCCGTGCGGTCGGGCGCTGGCCATCTGGTACTGACCGATCAGTTCTCGGATGCAACCCGCGTGGCGATGCCGATGATCCTGGCAACATCGGCGGTGCATTCACATCTGACCCGCAAGGGCCTGCGCACTTTCTGCTCGATCAATGTGCGGGCGGCGGAATGTGTGGACCCACATTATTTTGCCGTACTCATCGGCTGTGGCGCTACCGTGGTGAACGCCTATCTGGCCGAGGATTCGCTGGCGGATCGCATTGAGCGCGGGCTGCTGGATGGCACCCTGACCGAAAATGTCGCCCGCTACCGGGAGGCCATCGACCAGGGTCTTTTGAAGATCATGGCAAAGATGGGGATCTCGGTGATCTCCTCCTATCGTGGTGGCCTGAACTTTGAGGCCGTCGGCCTGTCGCGCGCTATGTGCGCCGAGTTCTTCCCTGGCATGACCAGCCGGATCTCCGGCATTGGTGTCAGCGGTATTCAGGTCAAGGCTGTAGCGATCCATGCCAAGGGCTGGAAGGGTGCAGAAAACATCCTGCCCATCGGCGGCTTTTATAAGGCGCGTAAATCCGGCGAGACCCATGCCTGGGAAGCCACCTCGATGCATATGCTGCAGATGGCCTGCAACCGCGCCTCGTTTGAGATGTGGAAGCAGTATTCTGCCAAGATGCAAAGCAACCCGCCAATCCACCTGCGTGATCTGCTGGACATCAAGCCCCTGGGCAAGGCAGTGCCGATTGAAGAGGTGGAAAGCATCACCTCGATCCGCAAACGCTTTGTCACACCGGGCATGAGCCTGGGCGCTTTGTCGCCTGAGGCACACAAGACCCTGAACGTGGCGATGAACCGGATCGGGGCCAAATCCGACTCCGGTGAAGGCGGCGAAGATCCGGCGCATTTTGTGCCGGAACCCAATGGCGACAACCCATCTGCCAAGATCAAACAGGTGGCCTCGGGGCGGTTTGGCGTCACTGCCGAATATCTGAACCAATGCGAAGAGCTGGAAATCAAGGTGGCCCAGGGGGCCAAGCCCGGTGAGGGCGGCCAGTTGCCGGGGATGAAGGTCACCGACCTGATTGCCCGCCTGCGCCACTCGACCAAGGGCGTGACCCTGATTTCACCGCCACCGCACCATGATATCTATTCGATCGAGGATCTGGCGCAGCTGATCTACGATCTGAAACAGATCAACCCGCGCTGCAAAGTGACAGTGAAACTGGTGGCGTCTTCCGGGGTTGGCACCATCGCCGCTGGCGTCGCCAAGGCCAAGGCCGATATCATCCTGATCTCGGGCCACAATGGTGGCACCGGGGCGTCGCCCGCGACCTCGATCAAATACGCCGGTCTGCCCTGGGAAATGGGTCTCACAGAGGCGCATCAGGTGCTGGCGATGAACAACCTGCGTGAACGCGTCACCCTGCGTACCGACGGGGGGCTGCGCACCGGGCGTGACATCGTCATGGCGGCGATGCTCGGGGCCGAGGAATATGGCATCGGCACCGCTGCGCTGATTGCCATGGGCTGTATCATGGTGCGTCAGTGCCAGTCCAATACCTGCCCTGTTGGGGTCTGTACCCAGGATGAGAGCCTGCGCGCCAAGTTCACCGGCAATGCGGATAAGGTTGTCAATCTGATCACCTTCTATGCGCAGGAAGTGCGGGAAATCCTGGCCTCTATCGGGGCGCGGAGCATGGATGACATCATCGGTCGGGCGGATCTGCTGGCGCAGGTCAGCCGTGGGTCGGCGCATCTGGATGATCTGGACCTTAACCCGCTGCTGATCACCGTCGATGGCTCTGCCAATATCGTTTATAACCGCGACAAGGACCGCAATCCGGTGCCGGATACGCTGGACAGCGAAATTGTCCGCGATGCCGCGCGGTTCTTGCGTGATGGCGAAAAGATGCAGCTGTCTTATGCCGTGCAGAACACCCATCGGTCCGTGGGCACCCGCACCTCGAGCCATATCGTGCGCAACTTTGGTATGCGCAATGCCTTCCAGCCGGATCACCTGACGGTGAAACTGCAGGGCTCTGCCGGGCAATCGCTGGGCGCCTTTGCGGCACCGGGGTTGAAGCTGGAAGTCTCTGGCGATGCCAATGACTATGTCGGCAAGGGGCTTTCGGGCGGTACCATTGTGGTGCGCCCGCCAATGGCCTCACCGCTGACCGCCAGCGACAATACCATTGTCGGCAATACCGTTCTCTACGGTGCCACCGACGGGTATCTCTTTGCTGCGGGCCGGGCCGGCGAACGCTTTGGGGTGCGAAACTCGGGGGCCAAAGTGGTGATCGAGGGCTGTGGCGCCTGTGGTTGTGAATATATGACCGGTGGTGTTGCAGTGATCCTGGGGTCAATCGGAGCCAACTTTGGTGCTGGTATGACCGGGGGGATGGCCTATCTTTATGATCCAGAGGGCCAGGCCCAGACCATGATGAACATGGAGGGTCTGGTGACCTGTGCGGTGACTGTGGCGCATTGGGAGGCCCAGCTGAAAACTTTGATTGAGCAGCATCTGGAAGAGACTGGTAGCCGCAAGGCCGCCGAGATCCTGCAGAACTGGGATCTGGAGAAGGGCAATTTCCTGCAGGTCTGCCCCGTTGAGATGCTCGACAAGCTGGCATATCCTTTGAGCCTGGAACAAACGGCGGTCCCGGCTGAATAA
- a CDS encoding KpsF/GutQ family sugar-phosphate isomerase, which yields MTASEKLLATARQVATDEARALDALAESFDERFVEAANLILAATGRIIISGIGKSGHIGRKIAATLASTGTPAYFVHPAEASHGDLGMLSKGDVVVAISNSGEAPELANLLAFTRRFDIPLIGLSSKPDSTLMTQADVQLQIPAMGEACGYGIVPSNSTTLTLAMGDALAIAIMKHRDFRPENFRDFHPGGKLGAQLSKVSDLMHGGESLPVVAADTPMSEALIEISQKGFGVSGVTDTEGNLLGIITDGDLRRHMDGLLQKLAAAVMTKDPTTIGPDALAAEAVAIMNQRKITCLFVVDPTKGHRAEGLLHIHDCLRAGLG from the coding sequence ATGACCGCTTCTGAAAAACTCCTCGCCACCGCTCGTCAGGTGGCCACAGACGAGGCCCGCGCCTTGGATGCATTGGCCGAGAGCTTTGATGAGCGCTTTGTCGAAGCCGCCAATCTGATTCTGGCGGCAACCGGGCGTATCATCATCAGCGGCATTGGCAAATCCGGCCATATCGGTCGCAAGATCGCAGCCACCCTGGCCAGCACCGGCACCCCGGCCTATTTTGTCCACCCCGCCGAGGCCAGCCACGGCGACCTGGGCATGTTGTCCAAGGGCGATGTGGTGGTGGCGATTTCCAATTCCGGCGAAGCACCGGAACTGGCCAATCTGCTGGCCTTTACCCGCCGGTTTGATATCCCGCTGATTGGCCTCTCCAGCAAACCCGACAGCACCCTGATGACCCAGGCCGATGTGCAGCTGCAGATCCCCGCCATGGGTGAGGCCTGTGGCTATGGGATTGTGCCTTCGAACTCGACCACATTGACCCTGGCCATGGGTGACGCCCTGGCCATCGCCATCATGAAGCACCGCGATTTCCGTCCCGAGAATTTTCGCGACTTCCACCCCGGTGGCAAGCTGGGTGCCCAGCTCAGCAAGGTCAGCGACCTGATGCACGGCGGCGAATCCCTGCCCGTTGTTGCGGCGGACACTCCGATGTCCGAAGCTCTCATCGAGATCAGCCAAAAGGGATTTGGCGTCTCTGGTGTGACCGATACAGAGGGCAATCTGCTGGGTATTATCACCGACGGTGACCTGCGGCGCCATATGGACGGCCTGCTGCAAAAGCTGGCCGCCGCTGTCATGACCAAAGACCCAACAACCATAGGCCCCGATGCTCTCGCGGCAGAGGCCGTGGCCATCATGAACCAGCGCAAAATCACCTGCCTGTTTGTGGTGGACCCAACCAAGGGTCACCGCGCCGAGGGGCTGTTGCACATCCACGACTGCCTGCGCGCTGGTCTCGGGTAG
- a CDS encoding undecaprenyl-diphosphate phosphatase, protein MPFLQLVLVALIQGITEFLPVSSSGHLILLPGLTGYADQGQVIDVAVHLGTLAAVVIFFWRDVRMGLAGLTCLACGRADTEGARLALGLIIATIPTVLFGAFLHFSGLSDALRSPAVIGWTMLVFGIVLYVADQKCREQKIASDWGLRDALIMGLWQMVALIPGTSRSGITITGARQLGYKREDGARIAMLMSIPTIIASGVLLGTEVALEANMALIRDAGIAALLAMLSALAALSLMMRLLRSVSFTPYVIYRVILGLVLLGYAYGA, encoded by the coding sequence ATGCCGTTTTTGCAGCTTGTACTTGTCGCGCTGATCCAAGGGATTACCGAATTCCTCCCGGTGTCCTCCTCCGGTCACCTGATTCTCCTTCCTGGATTGACGGGCTACGCGGATCAAGGCCAGGTCATTGATGTCGCCGTCCACCTCGGCACCCTTGCGGCGGTGGTGATCTTTTTCTGGCGCGACGTGCGCATGGGCCTGGCTGGGCTGACCTGCCTTGCCTGCGGGCGTGCCGATACCGAAGGCGCCCGGCTGGCGCTGGGGTTGATCATTGCCACAATCCCCACCGTGCTGTTTGGCGCCTTCCTGCATTTTTCCGGTCTCAGCGATGCGCTGCGCTCGCCAGCGGTGATTGGCTGGACCATGCTGGTCTTTGGCATCGTGCTGTATGTCGCGGACCAAAAATGCCGCGAGCAAAAGATCGCCAGTGATTGGGGGCTGCGAGATGCGCTGATCATGGGGCTCTGGCAAATGGTAGCGCTCATCCCCGGCACCTCGCGGTCCGGCATCACCATCACCGGCGCCCGCCAGCTTGGCTACAAGCGCGAAGATGGCGCGCGCATCGCCATGCTGATGTCCATTCCCACCATCATCGCCTCTGGCGTCTTGCTGGGTACAGAGGTGGCGCTAGAGGCCAATATGGCGCTGATCCGCGATGCCGGCATTGCCGCACTTCTGGCAATGCTTTCGGCGCTGGCAGCGCTGAGCCTGATGATGCGACTGCTGCGCTCGGTCAGCTTTACCCCCTATGTGATCTACCGAGTGATTCTGGGTCTGGTCCTGCTGGGCTATGCCTATGGGGCCTAG
- a CDS encoding NAD(P)-dependent oxidoreductase, translated as MAKQPMLKFVKIDRDMPQKRAADTRREDFDEIYSEFAAAKAEEQASRCSQCGVPYCQSHCPLHNNIPDWLRLTATGRLQEAYQISQATNTFPEICGRICPQDRLCEGNCVIEQSGHGTVTIGAVEKYITDTAWDKGWVKANAPAQERSESVGIIGAGPGGLAAADMLRKAGIQVTVYDRYDRAGGLLTYGIPGFKLEKDVVMRRNQLLADGGVTFVMNCNIGTDITFDEIRAKHDAVIIATGVYKSRDLEMPGSGATGIVKAIDFLTAANRASNFGDTVEEFENGTLNAAGKKVVVIGGGDTAMDCLRTSIRQGATSVKCLYRRDRANMPGSQRETQNAEEEGVQFEWLTAPRGFTDNSGKVAGVMVQKMRLGQPDATGRQAPEVIEGADYIEEADLVIKALGFEPEALPTLWGQPDLPVTRWGTVKAEFRTGATDLDGVYAIGDIVRGASLVVWAIKDGRDCADALVERFNSAAAQVAAE; from the coding sequence ATGGCCAAGCAACCGATGCTCAAATTCGTGAAGATTGATCGCGACATGCCACAAAAGCGTGCCGCTGATACCCGTCGCGAAGATTTTGATGAGATCTATTCGGAGTTCGCTGCGGCCAAGGCAGAAGAGCAGGCCAGCCGCTGCAGCCAGTGTGGTGTGCCCTATTGTCAGTCCCACTGCCCGCTGCACAACAATATTCCCGACTGGCTGCGCCTGACCGCCACCGGTCGTCTGCAAGAGGCCTATCAGATCTCCCAGGCCACCAATACCTTCCCCGAGATCTGTGGCCGCATCTGTCCGCAGGACCGGCTGTGCGAAGGCAATTGTGTCATTGAACAATCTGGCCATGGCACCGTCACCATTGGGGCGGTTGAAAAATATATCACCGATACTGCCTGGGACAAAGGCTGGGTCAAAGCCAACGCTCCGGCGCAGGAGCGCTCTGAAAGCGTTGGCATCATCGGTGCCGGCCCTGGTGGACTGGCGGCGGCAGATATGCTGCGCAAGGCTGGCATTCAGGTGACGGTCTATGATCGCTACGACCGCGCAGGCGGCTTGCTCACCTACGGTATTCCCGGCTTTAAGCTGGAAAAAGACGTGGTGATGCGCCGCAACCAGCTGCTGGCGGATGGCGGCGTCACCTTTGTGATGAACTGCAACATCGGCACCGACATTACCTTTGACGAGATTCGCGCCAAACATGACGCGGTGATCATCGCCACCGGCGTTTATAAATCCCGCGATCTGGAAATGCCCGGATCGGGCGCCACCGGCATTGTCAAAGCGATTGACTTCCTGACCGCGGCCAACCGGGCCTCGAACTTTGGTGATACGGTTGAAGAGTTTGAAAACGGCACCCTGAACGCCGCAGGCAAGAAGGTTGTGGTGATTGGCGGTGGCGACACCGCGATGGACTGCCTGCGCACCTCGATCCGTCAGGGCGCGACTTCCGTCAAATGCCTCTATCGTCGTGACCGCGCCAATATGCCCGGCTCGCAGCGCGAGACACAGAACGCCGAAGAAGAAGGCGTGCAGTTCGAGTGGCTGACCGCGCCCAGGGGCTTTACCGACAACAGCGGTAAGGTTGCCGGTGTTATGGTGCAAAAGATGCGTCTGGGCCAGCCCGATGCAACTGGCCGTCAGGCTCCTGAGGTGATCGAAGGTGCGGATTACATTGAAGAGGCCGATCTGGTGATCAAGGCGCTGGGCTTTGAGCCGGAAGCGCTGCCAACCCTCTGGGGTCAGCCTGATCTGCCGGTGACCCGCTGGGGCACCGTCAAAGCCGAGTTCCGCACCGGGGCCACTGATCTGGACGGCGTCTATGCCATTGGTGACATCGTGCGCGGTGCCTCGCTGGTGGTCTGGGCCATCAAGGACGGTCGCGACTGCGCCGATGCTCTGGTTGAGCGTTTCAACAGTGCCGCTGCACAGGTTGCGGCGGAGTAA
- a CDS encoding complex I NDUFA9 subunit family protein produces MSKLVTIYGGSGFVGRYIARRMAKEGWRVRVAVRRPNEAMHVKPYGVPGQVEPVLCNIRDDASVAAAMQGADAVVNCVGVLNAHGKNSFEAVQVDGAARVARIAHKQDIGQLVHISALGADAEGSSEYARTKALGEEAVRGYFPNAVILRPSVIFGTEDAFFNRFAGMASLSPLLPIAKGNTLFQPVYVDDVARAAVKGVLGEAAPGTYELGGPEVKSFAALMRQMCDVIMRRRVVVSLPGFAVWPLAFGFDMLQAISLQLIENKVLSRDQLKSLGTDNVVSEGAKGFADLGITPERMGPILPSYLWKFRPSGQYDEMTASARNLKGDA; encoded by the coding sequence ATGTCCAAACTGGTCACGATTTATGGCGGGTCTGGTTTTGTCGGCCGCTACATCGCGCGCCGCATGGCAAAAGAGGGCTGGCGGGTACGGGTGGCCGTACGCAGACCCAATGAAGCCATGCATGTCAAACCCTACGGCGTGCCGGGCCAGGTTGAACCGGTTCTGTGTAACATTCGCGATGATGCCTCAGTGGCTGCGGCGATGCAGGGGGCGGATGCGGTGGTAAACTGCGTTGGTGTTCTCAATGCCCATGGCAAAAACAGCTTTGAAGCCGTGCAGGTTGATGGTGCTGCGCGGGTGGCACGGATTGCTCATAAGCAGGACATTGGTCAGCTGGTGCATATCTCGGCGCTGGGGGCTGATGCCGAAGGCAGCAGCGAATATGCCCGCACCAAGGCTCTGGGCGAAGAGGCCGTGCGTGGATATTTTCCCAATGCGGTGATCCTGCGCCCCTCGGTCATCTTTGGCACTGAAGACGCGTTTTTCAATCGCTTTGCTGGCATGGCCAGCCTGTCGCCGCTCCTGCCGATTGCCAAGGGCAATACCCTGTTCCAGCCGGTCTATGTCGATGATGTGGCCCGTGCCGCGGTCAAAGGGGTCCTGGGGGAAGCCGCACCCGGCACCTATGAGCTGGGCGGTCCAGAGGTGAAGAGCTTTGCCGCGCTGATGCGCCAGATGTGCGATGTGATTATGCGGCGTCGTGTGGTTGTCTCGCTGCCTGGTTTTGCGGTCTGGCCGCTGGCCTTTGGCTTTGACATGCTGCAGGCGATTAGCCTGCAACTGATTGAAAACAAAGTGCTGAGCCGGGACCAGTTGAAATCCCTGGGAACTGACAATGTGGTTTCCGAAGGCGCCAAGGGTTTTGCCGATCTGGGGATCACGCCAGAACGGATGGGGCCGATCCTGCCCAGCTATCTGTGGAAGTTCCGTCCCTCGGGTCAATATGATGAAATGACCGCCTCGGCGCGCAATCTAAAGGGCGACGCCTGA
- a CDS encoding globin domain-containing protein: MNLDTFIPVFYQSFFAACPEARAIFPTDIARLEAKMLASLTHMAEALESTDRLDGILAALGNKHHRMEISDTHFNHFISSFTNTLATILGPEWSKETDEAWTQFLRFVAMRMSFFAASEPAVATR, encoded by the coding sequence ATGAACCTCGATACTTTCATTCCAGTCTTTTATCAGAGCTTCTTTGCCGCCTGCCCAGAGGCCCGCGCCATTTTCCCAACCGACATCGCGCGTCTCGAGGCAAAGATGCTTGCCTCCTTGACCCATATGGCTGAGGCTCTGGAAAGCACCGACCGACTGGATGGCATTCTCGCGGCGCTGGGAAATAAGCATCACAGAATGGAAATTTCCGACACGCACTTTAACCACTTCATCTCCAGCTTCACCAACACGCTTGCCACCATCCTGGGCCCGGAGTGGAGCAAGGAAACCGATGAGGCCTGGACACAATTTCTGAGATTTGTCGCCATGAGGATGAGCTTCTTTGCCGCCTCAGAGCCCGCAGTCGCAACTCGCTGA
- a CDS encoding ribonuclease D — MANHLYQNDLPDDLKLGPVVAIDCETMGLNPHRDRLCVIQLSDGDGNAHIVQVAKGQTEAPNLCAMLEDPKTLKLFHFGRFDIAAMYHAFGALTAPVYCTKIASRLVRTYTDRHGLKNLTHELIGVDISKQQQMSDWGAKVLTDAQLDYAASDVLYLHRLREALNKRLEREGRMEMAQACFDFLPMRAKLDLAGWPETDIFAHS; from the coding sequence TTGGCCAACCATCTGTATCAAAACGATCTGCCCGATGACCTCAAACTCGGCCCGGTGGTGGCGATTGACTGCGAAACCATGGGATTGAACCCCCATCGTGACCGGCTCTGCGTCATTCAGCTGTCCGACGGCGATGGCAATGCGCATATTGTGCAGGTTGCCAAGGGACAGACCGAAGCGCCTAACCTTTGCGCCATGCTGGAAGATCCAAAGACGCTAAAGCTGTTCCACTTTGGCCGCTTTGACATTGCCGCCATGTACCATGCCTTTGGCGCCCTTACCGCGCCGGTCTATTGCACCAAGATCGCCAGCCGCCTGGTGCGCACCTATACCGACCGCCACGGGCTGAAGAACCTGACCCATGAGCTGATCGGCGTGGATATCTCCAAACAGCAACAGATGAGCGACTGGGGCGCCAAGGTGCTGACGGATGCGCAGCTGGACTATGCGGCCTCGGATGTCTTGTACCTGCATCGCCTGCGCGAAGCCCTGAATAAGCGGCTGGAACGCGAAGGCCGTATGGAAATGGCTCAGGCTTGTTTTGACTTTTTGCCAATGCGTGCCAAACTTGACCTGGCCGGTTGGCCCGAAACGGATATCTTTGCGCACTCATGA
- a CDS encoding GFA family protein, which yields MSELKGNCMCGAVTVSMTPAQNTLRACHCDMCRRWTSSALMTIPAASGYAALGPVKTYVSSDWAERAFCSECGSMLWYRITVPGELHGQTNMAAGLFDNAGGTTLDLEFFIDKKPEGYAFTGTQRQMTEAEVMKAFRPAAEGDDQ from the coding sequence ATGAGCGAATTGAAGGGTAACTGCATGTGCGGCGCCGTCACTGTCTCGATGACACCGGCGCAAAATACCCTGCGTGCCTGTCACTGTGACATGTGCCGCCGCTGGACCAGTTCGGCGCTGATGACCATCCCGGCGGCCTCTGGCTATGCTGCTTTGGGGCCGGTGAAGACCTATGTCTCATCAGACTGGGCAGAGCGCGCCTTTTGTTCTGAGTGCGGCTCGATGCTTTGGTATCGGATCACAGTGCCCGGTGAGTTACACGGCCAAACCAATATGGCGGCTGGCCTCTTTGACAATGCAGGTGGGACCACTCTCGACCTGGAATTTTTTATCGACAAGAAACCCGAAGGCTACGCCTTTACTGGAACGCAACGGCAGATGACCGAAGCGGAGGTAATGAAAGCGTTTCGCCCCGCGGCAGAAGGAGACGACCAATGA